CGGGAGGAAGCCGTGGCGCCCTCCCCCGAACTCGACGAAGGCCGCCTCGATCGCCGGGGCGATGTTCACCACCCGCCCCTTGTAGATGTTCCCCTTGAACTGCTTCTTCCGCTGGTTCTCCACCTCGAAGTAGTCCAGGACGCCGTCGTTCAGGATGGCCACCCGGATCTCCTCGGGGTGGCCCCCGTCGATCACCATCACCCGTTTCGGACCCTTCCCCGGGGGGAACTCCTCCTCTTCCGGAGTCTCCGCCTCCTCTTCCTCTTCGGCGGGGGCCGCCTCCCCGGAGAGGGTTCCCTCCGCCCCGAACGGCTCGCCCTCGACCGGGACCGGCTCCTCCTCCCACGGGGCCGCATCCGTCCTCGCCTCGGTGGGGGCGTCGCTCCTGCGCTTGCGGCGGCGGCTCCTCCGGCGCCCCTTCTTCGGGGGTTCGGGCTCCTCCGGCGCTCCGGCCGCCTCCTCCGATCCGGGGGCGTCATCGCCTGCGGGGCTCTCCCCGGTGCTCTCCTCCTGCGCGGAGCCTTCTGGCGCGCCCGCCTCGGCCTTCTCTCCCCGCCTCCGGCCCCTGCGTCTCCTGCGGCGGCCTTTCCGTTCCGCCGTTCCGGCCGCGGACGCGTCCGCGGCCCCGGCCGATTCCGGCGGCGGCTCCCGTTCCGGAACCGACTCCGGCTCCCCCTCCGCCGGCTGCATTTCGCCGGACGGGAGGAAATCCTCCACCCCGCCTCCGGGCATCTCCGCCGCGGCTTCCTCCCGGGCGGGAGGGGCGGGAGTTGCGTCCCCCTCCTGCGCCTTCTTCTTCCGGGGACCCCGCCTCCAGAACTTTCTTCTTCCCTTGCTTTCCGTCATCGTTCTCCTCCATCGGCCCGCCTGCCGCCGCCGGACCCCTTTCCCGCCGCGCATCCGAACGCCGGCCCCCGGTTCTCCCGGGAGAGAAACCGGGGAAGCACCGCCGGAAGTTCGCAGACATCCTCCAGCACGGCATGCGCGACCCGGGAAAGGTCCCGCGGGCGGCCGTCGCCGCCTCCGTCCTCCATGCGGCCCACCAGGACGGTGAAGATCCCCAGTTCCCGCGCGGGAACCAGGTTCTCGCGGACATCCTCGCACAGGAGCGAGTTCGGGGCGGATGCCCCGGTCGTCCGCAGCAGCTTGGCGTACGGGTAGGGCGACGGCTTGGCCCTGTATTCCATGAATTCGATTCCGTAGATCTCTTCCATCGCGTCCGAGACCCCGAGGGCCGAGAGAACCCGCCTCGCGTAGGACTCGGAGCCGTTCGTGAAG
Above is a genomic segment from Deltaproteobacteria bacterium GWC2_65_14 containing:
- a CDS encoding pyrimidine 5'-nucleotidase yields the protein MSAEPLFIFDLDNTLYPPEVLLWRIVDGRIERYVQERLGVDPAEARIVRKGYLREFGTTLRGLMHHHDVEPGEYLEYVHDVPIPEIVPPRPELAAMLSALPGRRVVFTNGSESYARRVLSALGVSDAMEEIYGIEFMEYRAKPSPYPYAKLLRTTGASAPNSLLCEDVRENLVPARELGIFTVLVGRMEDGGGDGRPRDLSRVAHAVLEDVCELPAVLPRFLSRENRGPAFGCAAGKGSGGGRRADGGER